In the genome of Raphanus sativus cultivar WK10039 chromosome 4, ASM80110v3, whole genome shotgun sequence, one region contains:
- the LOC130511143 gene encoding uncharacterized protein LOC130511143 translates to MGLGIRAPAVENNNFEIKSGLLNIIENNKYHGLATEDPFDHLDKFDSYCGLSKTNGVSEDALKLRLFPFSLGDKARQWEKSLPSDSITTWDECKEAFLDKFFSISRTAKIRNEISGFQQRNLESFSEAWERFKGYQAHCPHHGFSKESLLSTFYRGAIPQCRNRLDTASNGFFLGRNEVDAEELIENMAKSDSVYSEDHDRVNRSDDQQTKKELKSLEEKLDLLLANKAKMDQMKSVGEQQQNKVAEIKKIDGLEGREEVCFINNNETWYRKEPNFQYQNNYQQKPLYNNQQGGYQSNQPTQARGSFSQAQVPSSTTESMFKQILETQGKFAKDIGDEFKAVHAKIDGTYSDLNNKYMQLASHVKALESQVASLPSSSKQPMGTLPGKVITGFC, encoded by the exons ATGGG GTTGGGAATAAGAGCGCCtgctgtggagaacaacaactttgagatcaagtcaggactgctcaaCATcattgagaacaacaagtatcatggtcttgCTACTGAAGATCCTTTTGACCACTTGGACAAGTTTGATAGCTACTGTGGTTTGTCCAAGACCAATGGAGTGTCAGAAGATGCTTTGAAGCTCAGGCTCTTCCCTTTCTCTCTGGGAGACAAGGCAagacagtgggagaagtctctccCAAGTGACTCTATCACTACTTGGGATGAGTGCAAGGAAGCCTTTCTAGACaagttcttctccatctccaggACAGCTAAGATCAGGAATGAGATCTCTGGTTTTCAGCAGAGGAACTTAGAAAGTTTCAGTGAAGCATGGGAGAGGTTCAAAGGCTACCAAGCTCATTGCCCACACCATGGCTTCTCCAAAGAGAGCTTGTTGAGTACCTTCTACAGGGGAGCTATACCACAGTGCAGAAACAGACTTGATACAGCCAGCAATGGATTCTTCTTGGGCAGAAACGAGgtggatgcagaggagctgatAGAGAACATGGCCAAGAGTGACTCAGTATACAGTGAGGATCATGATAGAGTCAACAGAAGTGATGATCAGCAGACCAAGAAAGAGCTCAAGTCTTTGGAAGAGAAGCTGGACCTACTTCTTGCCAACAAAGCTAAGATGGATCAGATGAAATCAGTTGGGGAACAGCAACAAAACAAGGTTGCTGAGATCAAGAAGATTGATGGCTTGGAAGGACGTGAAGAGGTGTGCTTTATCAACAACAATGAAACTTGGTATAGGAAAGAGCCTAACTTTCAATACCAAAACAACTACCAGCAAAAGCCCCTCTACAACAACCAACAAGGTGGTTATCAAAGTAACCAGCCTACTCAAGCTAGAGGAAGCTTTTCTCAAGCTCAAGTTCCAAGTTCAACCACAGAATCTATGTTCAAACAAATCCTAGAAACTCAAGGGAAATTTGCTAAGGACATTGGAGATGAgttcaaggctgttcatgccaAGATTGATGGAACTTATTCTGACCTCAACAACAAGTACATGCAACTTGCCTCTCACGTCAAAGCTTTAGAGAGCCAGGTTGCTTCTTTGCCTTCATCCTCCAAGCAGCCTATGGGAACTCTACCAGGGAAAGTGATAACAGGATTTTGCTAA